Proteins from one Sphingomonas sp. HF-S4 genomic window:
- a CDS encoding LacI family DNA-binding transcriptional regulator, translating to MGEATIRDVARRAEVSVASVSRALNGLNNVRGETRERIVAAAKELGYVPHAGARSLSLARAHAIGVVLPDLHGEFFSECVRGMDREASRRGYLLLLSNMHDDSEQAAEALRAMRGRVDGLLVMAPHIPPEALAQALPAALPAVLINAPGEIASRPALRLDNRAGALAMVRHLLERGYRHIVHIAGPEGNVDARERLEGFRDALAELAPDMPVRVIAGDFNEAAGEAAALAILASGEPCDAVFAANDMMAIGCLHALRQAGKRVPENIAVAGFDDVPLARYLALTTIQVRIAEIGARAVSRLIDMLEGKGPGAPIELHAPELVARATTAARTGAA from the coding sequence ATGGGAGAGGCCACCATCCGCGATGTCGCCCGCCGCGCCGAAGTATCGGTCGCCTCGGTGTCGCGCGCGCTCAACGGCCTCAACAATGTCCGCGGCGAGACCCGCGAGCGGATCGTCGCCGCCGCCAAGGAGCTGGGCTATGTGCCCCATGCCGGCGCGCGCAGCCTGAGCCTGGCGCGCGCGCATGCGATCGGCGTGGTGCTCCCCGACCTGCATGGCGAGTTCTTCTCCGAATGCGTGCGCGGGATGGATCGCGAGGCGAGCCGGCGCGGATACCTCCTGCTGCTCTCGAACATGCACGACGACAGCGAACAGGCGGCCGAGGCACTTCGTGCGATGCGCGGGCGCGTCGACGGGCTGCTGGTGATGGCGCCGCACATCCCACCGGAGGCGCTCGCGCAAGCGCTGCCCGCCGCGCTCCCGGCGGTGCTGATCAACGCGCCGGGCGAGATCGCGTCGCGCCCCGCGTTGCGGCTCGACAATCGCGCCGGCGCGCTGGCGATGGTCCGCCACCTGCTAGAGCGCGGCTATCGCCATATCGTCCACATCGCCGGCCCCGAGGGCAATGTCGATGCACGCGAGCGGCTGGAGGGCTTTCGCGACGCGCTCGCCGAACTGGCCCCCGACATGCCGGTGCGCGTGATCGCGGGCGACTTCAACGAGGCGGCGGGTGAAGCCGCGGCGCTGGCAATCCTGGCCAGCGGCGAGCCCTGCGACGCGGTGTTCGCCGCCAACGACATGATGGCGATCGGCTGCCTCCACGCGCTGCGGCAGGCCGGCAAGCGCGTGCCCGAGAATATTGCCGTCGCCGGCTTCGATGACGTGCCGCTGGCGCGCTACCTCGCGCTTACTACGATCCAGGTGCGGATCGCCGAGATCGGCGCGCGCGCGGTCTCGCGGCTGATCGACATGCTCGAAGGCAAGGGCCCGGGCGCACCGATCGAGCTTCATGCGCCGGAGCTTGTGGCCCGCGCGACCACTGCCGCCCGAACCGGGGCCGCCTAG
- a CDS encoding MFS transporter: MTLGPLSIKARLVLFAFGDFAFNLYWQSIMLFLLFYYTDALGLPMATAAAIYTVASVWDGIASFVAGEVTDRRPPKRGYGRVLMLGSVPLGLACVLTYAPLGTGPVGLALVVIGHLLFRTAYAAINVPYLAMGARISTDSRDRAFVAGARMLFGTLAWVVVARGTVPIGMWIGGDAVAAQGYLWAAVLFAVLGTGILVLVGATYREDAVPAAPAPPSVRASLASLAANRAFVTLNLAMMAMIVAVTMLNKSVLYYFKYFLGSDDAGQSALAWMGVVSGLAVPLWMLLQRWLGTRALWFVAACACMAGLTLFAKVHMATPLAMQLFLVGMQALIVGLHFAYWAMLPNTIEYGEQATGLRVEGAVFGMAALLQRVAIGVATAILGLGFDSAGYVANQAQSEATLAAMRWTIALVPLGALILSCAVMLLNPLGKGAHARILKGLAR, from the coding sequence ATGACGCTCGGTCCGCTATCGATCAAGGCCCGCCTGGTCCTGTTTGCCTTCGGGGACTTCGCGTTCAATCTCTACTGGCAGAGCATCATGCTCTTCCTGCTCTTCTATTATACCGACGCATTGGGGCTGCCGATGGCGACCGCTGCGGCGATCTACACGGTCGCGTCGGTGTGGGACGGGATTGCCAGCTTCGTCGCGGGCGAGGTGACCGATCGGCGCCCCCCCAAGCGCGGCTATGGCCGGGTGCTGATGCTGGGCAGCGTTCCGCTCGGACTAGCCTGCGTGCTGACCTATGCGCCGCTCGGCACCGGGCCGGTCGGGCTGGCGCTGGTGGTGATCGGGCATTTGCTGTTCCGCACCGCTTATGCCGCGATCAACGTGCCCTATCTGGCGATGGGCGCGCGGATCAGCACCGACAGCCGCGATCGGGCGTTCGTCGCGGGCGCGCGAATGCTGTTCGGGACGCTCGCATGGGTGGTGGTGGCGCGCGGGACCGTGCCGATCGGGATGTGGATCGGCGGCGATGCCGTCGCGGCGCAGGGCTATCTATGGGCCGCGGTGCTGTTCGCGGTGCTCGGGACGGGGATCCTGGTGCTGGTCGGCGCGACCTATCGCGAGGATGCGGTGCCCGCCGCCCCTGCCCCGCCCTCGGTGCGCGCGAGCCTCGCCAGCCTCGCCGCCAACCGCGCGTTCGTGACGCTCAACCTCGCGATGATGGCGATGATCGTCGCGGTGACCATGCTCAACAAGTCGGTGCTCTATTACTTCAAATATTTCCTCGGCAGCGACGATGCCGGGCAGAGCGCGCTGGCGTGGATGGGCGTGGTGAGCGGCCTGGCGGTGCCCTTGTGGATGCTGCTCCAGCGCTGGCTTGGGACGCGGGCGCTGTGGTTCGTCGCGGCATGCGCGTGCATGGCCGGGCTCACGCTGTTCGCGAAGGTGCACATGGCGACTCCGCTTGCGATGCAGCTGTTCCTGGTGGGGATGCAGGCCTTGATCGTCGGGCTGCATTTCGCCTATTGGGCGATGCTGCCCAACACGATCGAATATGGTGAGCAAGCGACCGGCTTGCGCGTCGAGGGCGCGGTGTTCGGCATGGCGGCGCTGCTCCAGCGCGTCGCGATCGGCGTGGCGACCGCGATCCTCGGATTGGGCTTCGACAGCGCGGGCTATGTCGCCAACCAGGCACAGAGCGAGGCAACCTTGGCGGCGATGCGCTGGACGATCGCACTGGTGCCGCTGGGCGCGCTAATACTGTCGTGCGCGGTGATGTTGCTCAACCCGCTGGGCAAGGGCGCGCATGCGCGGATTTTGAAGGGGCTGGCGCGATGA
- a CDS encoding glucoamylase family protein: MIDRRTLLNRSSLLAAVTALPACTPVARPGGAPAGNSLPAFYEDIEERTFRWFWDTVNRKNGLVPDRWPTPSFCSIASIGFALTAYAVGVERGWCTRAEARDLTLTTLRFLWNAPQGPQTSGTAGHKGFFYHFLDMETGHRFRQVELSSVDTCLLLMGVLFTGRYYDRHDESEAEIRSRAQAIYARADWNFFRSDGRKPVSMGWHPETGLIPANWTGMNEGMCVYVLGLGAPQHPLPADSWQVWTSSYPKSWRGEGPTRHLAFAPMFGHQYSQIWIDFRGIQDATMREAGFDYFENSRRSTYANRAYCAANPQRWDGWSKDVWGITACDGPGDHRLPFKGETREFFGYAARGPLGQPDERDDGTLAPTAALGSLPFAPEIVIPCAQALRREHGDRLYGKYGFFDSFNPSFKYTDVQPEKGSVDPVKGWVDDDYLGIDQGPILLQAANYRNDFVWRHMHGEPAIRRGLKMAGFVGGWLG, translated from the coding sequence ATGATCGATCGACGTACCCTGCTTAACCGCTCGTCGCTGCTCGCCGCGGTGACGGCCCTGCCCGCCTGCACGCCGGTAGCGCGGCCCGGCGGCGCGCCCGCGGGCAACAGCCTGCCCGCCTTCTACGAGGATATCGAGGAGCGGACCTTCCGCTGGTTCTGGGATACGGTGAACCGCAAGAACGGGCTCGTCCCCGATCGCTGGCCGACGCCGAGCTTCTGCTCGATCGCCTCGATCGGCTTCGCGCTCACGGCCTATGCGGTCGGCGTCGAGCGCGGCTGGTGCACGCGTGCGGAGGCCCGCGACCTGACCCTCACCACGCTGCGCTTCCTGTGGAACGCGCCGCAGGGCCCCCAGACGAGCGGCACCGCGGGCCACAAGGGCTTCTTCTACCATTTCCTCGACATGGAGACCGGGCACCGCTTCCGGCAGGTCGAGCTCTCCAGCGTCGATACCTGCCTGCTTCTGATGGGAGTGCTGTTCACCGGCCGCTACTACGATCGCCACGACGAATCAGAAGCCGAAATACGCAGCCGCGCCCAGGCGATCTATGCCCGCGCCGACTGGAACTTCTTCCGCAGCGACGGGCGTAAGCCGGTGTCGATGGGCTGGCACCCCGAAACTGGGCTGATCCCGGCCAACTGGACCGGCATGAACGAGGGCATGTGCGTCTATGTGCTGGGCCTAGGCGCACCACAACATCCGTTGCCCGCCGACAGTTGGCAAGTCTGGACTTCCAGCTACCCCAAATCCTGGCGCGGTGAAGGCCCCACCCGCCACCTCGCCTTCGCGCCGATGTTCGGCCACCAATACAGCCAGATATGGATCGACTTCCGCGGCATTCAGGACGCGACGATGCGCGAAGCCGGGTTCGACTATTTCGAAAACAGCCGCCGCTCGACTTATGCCAACCGAGCCTATTGCGCGGCCAATCCGCAGCGCTGGGACGGCTGGTCTAAGGATGTCTGGGGGATCACCGCCTGTGACGGTCCCGGCGACCACCGGCTGCCGTTCAAGGGCGAGACGCGCGAATTCTTCGGCTATGCCGCGCGCGGGCCGCTCGGCCAGCCCGACGAGCGCGACGACGGCACGCTGGCGCCGACTGCGGCGCTCGGTTCCCTGCCCTTTGCGCCTGAGATCGTCATCCCCTGCGCACAGGCGCTGCGCCGCGAGCATGGTGATCGGCTGTACGGGAAATACGGCTTCTTCGACTCGTTCAACCCGAGCTTCAAATATACCGACGTGCAGCCAGAAAAGGGTTCGGTCGATCCGGTGAAGGGTTGGGTCGACGACGATTATCTCGGTATCGACCAGGGGCCGATCCTGCTCCAGGCCGCCAATTACCGGAACGACTTCGTCTGGCGCCACATGCATGGCGAACCCGCGATCCGCCGCGGGCTCAAGATGGCGGGGTTCGTGGGCGGCTGGCTGGGCTAG
- a CDS encoding glycoside hydrolase family 3 N-terminal domain-containing protein → MFDTKISRRAALMGAGAVAAWVSSPARALFQAAARLPVPAFIDGLVAQMTIAEKAGQLTIMPAAWAGGVAVALNPAGNGPGFDQQLEEVRQMQIAGVFNGNGAEMARRMQTAAMKESRLKIPLIFAADIIHGHRTIFPVPVGEAASFDPDLAERTARMASYEGAASGIDWTFAPMVDIARDQRWGRGMEGAGEDVHLGNLMAAARVRGFQRKDLKALDSMMACAKHFAAYGAAEAGLDYNTVDVSERTLREIYFPPFQSALGEGAMTFMAAFNELSGVPATGNEWLMRGVLRQEWGFEGFVVSDYTGDMEMIDHGFAKDSREAAKLAFLAGVDMSMTSGFYRKHLPELVEAGEVPVARVDESVRKVLAIKAALGLFDDPFRRIDVKREKARSRTKPAQALAREAGRKSIVLLKNDGDLLPLPKSGKKIAIIGPFASGKHDLNGPWVVYGSNDYAIDLAEGVRGAVTDKASVTVTAGSGVDEVLPGGIDAAVAAAQAADVVLLAIGESENMSGEAQSRAEIVVPPAQQVLAEAVAATGKPVVVVLKNGRSLALQGAVADAPAILVTWFLGTESGNATADVLFGDYSPSGRLPCSFPRSPGQQPYYYAHKPTGRPNPSDDKLEPYKAHYRGMPNKALYPFGHGLTYGRIEYSGLKAAPSLAWDGELTVSATITNRGARAAEEVVQLYIRDRTASITRPVRELKAFRKLKLAPGASETVTFKLSRALLMFIGRDNKPTVEPGTFDVWIAPSAEAEGVHAQFELMA, encoded by the coding sequence ATGTTCGACACCAAGATTTCGCGACGCGCGGCGCTGATGGGTGCAGGCGCGGTCGCGGCTTGGGTCTCCAGCCCGGCGCGCGCGCTGTTCCAGGCGGCCGCCCGGCTGCCGGTCCCCGCGTTCATCGACGGCCTTGTCGCCCAGATGACGATCGCCGAAAAGGCGGGACAGCTGACGATCATGCCCGCGGCCTGGGCCGGCGGCGTTGCGGTCGCGCTCAATCCCGCCGGCAACGGCCCCGGCTTCGACCAGCAGCTCGAAGAAGTGCGCCAAATGCAGATCGCTGGCGTGTTCAACGGCAACGGTGCCGAAATGGCGCGGCGGATGCAGACTGCTGCGATGAAGGAATCACGGCTCAAGATCCCGCTGATCTTCGCTGCCGACATTATCCACGGCCACCGCACGATCTTCCCGGTGCCGGTGGGCGAGGCGGCGAGCTTCGATCCCGATCTTGCCGAGCGCACCGCGCGGATGGCGTCGTACGAAGGCGCCGCGTCCGGCATCGACTGGACCTTCGCGCCGATGGTCGACATCGCGCGTGACCAGCGCTGGGGCCGCGGGATGGAAGGCGCCGGCGAAGATGTCCATCTCGGCAATTTGATGGCGGCTGCGCGTGTCCGCGGCTTCCAGCGCAAGGATCTAAAGGCGCTCGATTCGATGATGGCCTGCGCCAAGCACTTCGCCGCCTATGGCGCGGCCGAGGCGGGGCTCGATTATAATACCGTCGATGTCTCCGAGCGCACGTTGCGCGAAATCTATTTCCCCCCGTTCCAGTCCGCGCTCGGCGAAGGCGCGATGACCTTCATGGCCGCGTTCAACGAATTGTCGGGGGTTCCGGCCACCGGCAATGAATGGCTGATGCGCGGCGTGCTGCGCCAGGAATGGGGTTTCGAAGGCTTCGTCGTCTCCGATTACACCGGCGACATGGAAATGATCGACCACGGCTTCGCCAAGGATTCGCGCGAGGCGGCCAAGCTTGCCTTCCTGGCGGGCGTCGACATGAGCATGACCAGCGGCTTCTATCGCAAGCACCTGCCCGAGTTGGTCGAGGCGGGCGAAGTGCCGGTGGCGCGCGTCGATGAATCGGTGCGGAAGGTGCTGGCGATCAAGGCGGCGCTCGGGCTGTTCGACGATCCGTTCCGTCGCATCGACGTCAAGCGCGAGAAAGCGCGCTCGCGCACCAAGCCGGCGCAGGCGCTGGCGCGCGAGGCGGGACGCAAGTCGATCGTGCTGTTGAAGAACGACGGCGACCTGCTGCCGCTGCCCAAGTCGGGCAAGAAGATCGCAATCATCGGCCCGTTCGCCTCGGGCAAGCACGACCTCAACGGGCCGTGGGTGGTCTATGGCAGCAACGACTACGCCATCGACCTTGCAGAGGGTGTCCGGGGCGCAGTGACCGACAAGGCCAGCGTCACGGTGACCGCAGGCTCTGGTGTTGACGAAGTGCTGCCGGGCGGGATCGACGCCGCAGTCGCCGCCGCGCAGGCTGCAGATGTCGTGCTGCTCGCGATCGGCGAGAGCGAGAACATGTCGGGCGAGGCGCAGTCGCGCGCCGAGATCGTCGTGCCGCCCGCGCAGCAGGTGCTCGCCGAAGCCGTCGCCGCGACCGGCAAGCCGGTGGTCGTCGTGCTCAAGAACGGCCGTTCGCTGGCGTTGCAGGGTGCGGTGGCGGATGCGCCGGCGATCCTCGTCACCTGGTTCCTCGGCACCGAGAGCGGCAACGCCACTGCCGATGTGCTGTTCGGCGACTACAGCCCCTCGGGCCGCCTGCCGTGCAGCTTCCCGCGCTCGCCGGGCCAGCAGCCTTATTATTACGCGCACAAGCCCACTGGCCGGCCCAATCCGTCCGACGACAAGCTCGAGCCGTACAAGGCGCATTACCGGGGCATGCCCAACAAGGCGCTCTATCCGTTCGGCCACGGGCTGACCTATGGCAGAATCGAATATTCCGGGCTCAAGGCAGCGCCGAGCCTGGCGTGGGACGGCGAACTGACGGTGAGCGCGACGATCACCAACCGCGGCGCCCGCGCGGCGGAGGAAGTCGTCCAGCTCTACATCCGCGACCGCACCGCGAGCATCACCCGCCCGGTCCGCGAGTTGAAGGCCTTCCGCAAATTGAAGCTTGCGCCGGGTGCGTCGGAGACGGTGACCTTCAAGCTCAGCCGTGCGCTGCTGATGTTCATCGGCCGCGATAACAAGCCCACCGTCGAGCCGGGCACCTTCGACGTCTGGATCGCGCCGTCGGCCGAAGCCGAGGGCGTCCACGCCCAGTTCGAGTTGATGGCCTGA
- a CDS encoding N(4)-(beta-N-acetylglucosaminyl)-L-asparaginase — protein sequence MNEAISRRGALGLGATVALAASGAAASEADPVAIVSTWDFGKAANAAALARLNAGGTVLDAVEAGARVPEADPTNHSVGYGGYPDRDGHVTLDAILMDEDGRVGAVAALEDVVHAISVARLVMEKTPHTLLVGEGATRFALQQGMQRTKLLTPEAEKAWREWLRTARYRPVANSENLPGPPGSALNHDTIGILARSRDGHLAGACTTSGMAFKLRGRVGDSPQAGSGLFVERGVGGATSTGVGEEVTRIAGTARVVASMRAGLSPQAACEEAVRHIARLRGDAIKGMQVGFLALGQDGSVGAFALLPGFTYAVTRHSGAAEVLPAKSLFAA from the coding sequence ATGAACGAAGCGATCTCGCGCCGCGGTGCGCTCGGCTTGGGCGCGACCGTCGCCCTCGCGGCGAGCGGCGCGGCGGCCAGTGAAGCCGACCCCGTCGCCATCGTCTCGACCTGGGATTTCGGCAAGGCCGCCAATGCTGCGGCGCTCGCCCGCTTGAACGCGGGCGGCACCGTGCTCGACGCGGTCGAGGCGGGCGCGCGCGTGCCCGAGGCCGATCCGACCAACCATTCGGTCGGCTATGGCGGCTATCCCGACCGCGACGGCCACGTCACGCTCGACGCGATCCTGATGGATGAGGACGGCCGTGTCGGCGCGGTCGCCGCGCTGGAGGATGTCGTGCACGCCATCTCGGTCGCGCGGCTGGTGATGGAGAAGACCCCGCACACCCTGCTCGTCGGCGAAGGCGCCACGCGTTTCGCGCTCCAGCAGGGCATGCAGCGTACCAAGCTGCTCACGCCAGAGGCAGAGAAGGCGTGGCGCGAATGGCTCAGGACCGCGCGCTACCGGCCCGTCGCCAATAGCGAGAACCTTCCCGGCCCGCCCGGATCGGCGCTCAACCACGACACGATCGGCATCCTTGCGCGCAGCCGCGACGGGCATCTGGCCGGAGCCTGCACGACGTCTGGCATGGCGTTCAAGCTGCGCGGCCGCGTCGGCGATTCGCCCCAGGCGGGCAGCGGGCTGTTCGTCGAAAGGGGCGTGGGCGGCGCGACATCGACCGGGGTCGGCGAGGAAGTTACTCGCATCGCCGGCACCGCGCGCGTCGTTGCTTCGATGCGTGCAGGGCTTTCGCCGCAGGCGGCGTGCGAGGAAGCCGTCCGGCACATTGCCCGTCTGCGCGGCGACGCGATCAAGGGCATGCAGGTCGGCTTCCTCGCACTCGGGCAGGACGGCAGCGTCGGCGCTTTTGCGCTGCTCCCCGGCTTCACTTATGCAGTCACTCGCCATTCGGGAGCGGCCGAAGTGCTGCCCGCCAAGAGCCTGTTCGCGGCCTAG
- a CDS encoding TonB-dependent receptor encodes MTIKKGTSFRAYLAAATMLAGGATMLPAPAAAQVTTGSIRGQVTGADGAAAGGAQITARNTGTNQTYRATSAADGRYTLNGLRPGSYEVIATAGDQTVSETVTLGIGQSASLDLAVGAEVAAGVDEGGGEIVVVGSRLAETRTSEVATNVSQDQIRTLPQTDRNFLSFAALAPGVRFNDSETNKGIQSGASTASQVNVFIDGVSLKNKLREGGIAGQQNSRGNPFGQLAVQEFRVLTQNYKAEYEQAGSAIVTAITKSGTNEFHGEAFGQYTDKSLTQKSYLDVRNNRPEPAFERKQYGVSLGGPIIKDKLFFFLAYEGNDQDRAFNVDSTGDADSVAEFQRFSGRQLSEFEGAFVSPFRSDFYFGKLSLTPDERNTVDLSFSRRQETDIQGFGGNTAYDYAENKRNKVDTYLFKWTHNADNFTNEFSANLVDYIFNPTSLNPGLPGFEYSGVILYGGRDSTRRESQLSHTLRNDLTYTGFEGHAIKVGARVEITDIDFDNQNLIQPRYIFRREPQNNLNFSFPAEARLGLGSGLVQGSNTQIGLYVQDDWDVTDRLQLNLGVRWDYETNGFNNGYRTPANAAAALRALPSTPYFNPENYITDGSDRSPFAGAIAPRFGFSWDLNGDRSTVIFGGAGRYYDRNNFNNTVDELSRTINPVGVFRFSTDGAPRGGLPTIVWNPSYLTREGLLALRASAAGAGNPELFAVKNNAKPPVNDQISLGVRQRIGIFQASVTGSYQRGRNGYTHLFATRNNNGLGGCCNTAPLAPFGYANALIGYDGLDTRYKALFVTLDKNYTEASGWGINIAYTLSKGEQNGGDLFSLDQITPDDYGWRPRNGDERHRLVISGIVDLPLGLQFSTLTTLGSGEAFRVTDETNGADSGFNRFTASYPDKNCIGGVFAYCEVNLSLAKKFKLFGGHQVEAAVDLLNAFNNKNFAGFDDSFNDTIDPATGNAVNPLDPPLIGRDLLTLPRRVQFRLGYRF; translated from the coding sequence ATGACGATCAAAAAGGGCACCAGCTTCCGGGCCTATCTGGCCGCAGCGACGATGCTGGCGGGAGGCGCAACGATGCTGCCGGCGCCGGCAGCCGCGCAGGTCACCACCGGCTCGATCCGCGGCCAGGTCACCGGCGCCGACGGCGCAGCCGCCGGTGGCGCGCAGATCACTGCGCGCAACACCGGAACCAACCAGACCTATCGCGCGACCAGCGCCGCCGACGGCCGTTACACGCTCAATGGCCTGCGCCCGGGCTCGTACGAAGTCATCGCCACGGCGGGCGACCAGACCGTCAGCGAGACCGTGACGCTCGGCATCGGCCAGTCGGCGTCGCTCGATCTCGCTGTCGGCGCGGAAGTCGCCGCGGGCGTGGATGAGGGTGGCGGCGAGATCGTCGTGGTGGGCTCGCGTCTTGCCGAGACGCGCACCAGCGAAGTCGCGACGAACGTGTCTCAGGACCAGATCCGCACCCTGCCGCAGACCGACCGTAACTTCCTGTCCTTCGCTGCGCTCGCCCCTGGGGTGCGCTTCAATGACAGCGAGACCAACAAGGGCATCCAGTCGGGTGCGTCGACCGCCAGCCAGGTCAACGTGTTCATCGATGGCGTCAGTCTCAAGAACAAGCTGCGCGAGGGCGGCATCGCCGGCCAGCAGAACAGTCGCGGCAATCCGTTCGGCCAGCTCGCCGTGCAGGAATTCCGCGTGCTGACCCAGAACTACAAGGCCGAATATGAGCAGGCTGGCTCGGCGATCGTCACCGCGATCACCAAATCGGGCACCAACGAGTTCCACGGTGAGGCGTTCGGCCAGTACACGGACAAGTCACTGACTCAGAAATCCTATCTCGACGTGCGCAATAACCGTCCTGAGCCGGCCTTCGAGCGCAAGCAGTACGGCGTCTCGCTTGGCGGTCCGATCATCAAGGACAAGCTGTTCTTCTTCCTCGCCTACGAGGGCAATGACCAGGATCGCGCGTTCAACGTCGACAGCACTGGCGATGCCGATTCGGTGGCGGAGTTCCAGCGGTTCTCCGGTCGCCAGCTCTCTGAGTTCGAGGGAGCGTTCGTCAGTCCGTTCCGCAGCGATTTCTACTTCGGCAAGCTGTCGCTGACCCCCGACGAGCGCAACACGGTCGACCTGTCGTTCAGCCGCCGCCAGGAAACCGACATCCAGGGTTTCGGCGGTAACACGGCGTATGATTATGCCGAGAACAAGCGCAACAAGGTCGACACCTATCTGTTCAAGTGGACCCATAACGCCGACAATTTCACCAATGAGTTCAGCGCGAACCTCGTTGATTATATCTTCAACCCGACGTCGCTGAATCCCGGCCTGCCGGGCTTCGAATATTCCGGCGTGATCCTGTACGGCGGCCGCGATTCGACGCGTCGTGAGAGCCAGCTCAGCCACACGCTGCGCAATGATCTGACCTATACCGGCTTCGAAGGTCATGCGATCAAGGTCGGCGCGCGCGTCGAGATCACCGATATCGATTTCGACAACCAGAACCTGATCCAGCCGCGCTACATCTTCCGACGCGAGCCCCAGAACAATCTCAACTTCTCCTTCCCGGCCGAAGCGCGGCTCGGTTTGGGTAGCGGACTGGTCCAGGGCTCGAACACCCAGATCGGTCTCTATGTCCAGGACGATTGGGACGTGACCGATCGGCTGCAGCTCAATCTCGGCGTTCGCTGGGACTATGAGACCAACGGCTTCAACAATGGCTATCGCACGCCCGCGAATGCTGCGGCGGCGCTCCGCGCGCTTCCCTCGACGCCGTATTTCAATCCCGAGAACTACATTACCGACGGCAGCGACCGTAGTCCTTTCGCCGGGGCAATCGCGCCGCGCTTCGGCTTCTCATGGGATCTCAACGGCGATCGCTCGACGGTGATCTTCGGCGGCGCTGGCCGCTATTACGATCGCAACAACTTCAACAACACCGTCGACGAGCTTTCGCGCACGATCAACCCGGTGGGCGTGTTCCGCTTCTCGACCGATGGCGCGCCGCGCGGCGGCCTGCCGACGATCGTTTGGAACCCTTCCTATCTCACCAGGGAAGGCCTGCTCGCACTGCGCGCCAGCGCGGCCGGCGCGGGCAATCCCGAGTTGTTCGCGGTCAAGAACAACGCCAAGCCGCCAGTCAACGACCAGATCAGCTTGGGCGTCCGCCAGCGGATCGGGATCTTCCAGGCCTCGGTCACCGGATCGTATCAGCGCGGCCGCAATGGCTACACGCACCTGTTCGCCACCCGCAACAACAACGGGCTCGGCGGCTGCTGCAACACCGCGCCGCTGGCACCCTTCGGCTATGCCAATGCGCTGATCGGCTATGACGGGCTCGACACCCGCTACAAGGCGCTCTTCGTCACGCTCGACAAGAACTATACCGAGGCGTCGGGCTGGGGCATCAACATCGCCTACACGCTGTCCAAGGGCGAGCAGAATGGTGGCGATCTGTTCAGTCTCGATCAGATCACCCCGGACGATTATGGCTGGCGTCCGCGTAACGGCGACGAGCGTCATCGTCTCGTGATCTCGGGGATCGTCGATTTGCCGCTCGGCCTGCAATTCTCGACGCTCACCACTTTGGGCAGCGGCGAGGCATTCCGGGTGACCGACGAGACCAACGGTGCCGATTCGGGCTTCAACCGCTTCACCGCTTCGTATCCGGACAAGAACTGCATCGGCGGCGTGTTCGCCTATTGCGAAGTCAATCTGTCGCTGGCGAAGAAGTTCAAGCTGTTCGGCGGCCATCAGGTCGAGGCTGCGGTCGATCTGCTCAACGCCTTCAACAACAAGAACTTCGCCGGATTCGACGACAGCTTCAACGACACGATCGATCCCGCAACTGGAAATGCAGTCAACCCGCTCGATCCGCCTTTGATCGGTCGTGATCTGCTGACCCTGCCGCGGCGCGTCCAGTTCCGTCTGGGCTACCGCTTCTAA
- a CDS encoding copper homeostasis protein CutC codes for MPPLLLEICVDDPAGIAAAIAGGADRLELCSALELGGLTPSAALLGHAVRSGCLVHAMIRPRAGGFVLGQGEEALMVEEIRLALGQGAAGVVIGALRPDRTLDRDALARFRDAAGEATLVLHRAIDLTPDPVAAVGEAAALGYDKILSSGGAPTAVQGMATLAAMVAAAGTRISIIAGSGVTPGNVGQLVAGTGVREVHGSASMSGPDPDAAAVRLGFASGPRRATNHGIVAGLRAALAGGTA; via the coding sequence ATGCCGCCGCTTCTTCTTGAGATCTGCGTCGACGATCCCGCGGGAATAGCAGCCGCAATCGCCGGCGGTGCCGATCGCCTCGAATTGTGCTCGGCGCTCGAACTCGGCGGGCTGACGCCCTCCGCCGCGCTGCTCGGCCACGCGGTGCGCAGCGGCTGCCTTGTCCATGCGATGATCCGTCCGCGCGCCGGCGGGTTCGTGCTGGGCCAAGGCGAGGAAGCGCTGATGGTCGAGGAGATCCGCCTCGCGCTAGGCCAGGGCGCTGCGGGCGTGGTGATCGGCGCGCTCCGCCCCGATCGCACGCTCGACCGCGATGCGCTTGCACGCTTCCGCGATGCTGCGGGCGAGGCGACGCTCGTCCTCCATCGCGCGATCGACCTCACCCCCGATCCGGTCGCCGCGGTCGGTGAGGCCGCAGCGCTTGGCTATGACAAGATCCTCAGCTCCGGCGGCGCGCCGACTGCCGTCCAGGGCATGGCGACGCTTGCCGCGATGGTTGCCGCGGCCGGTACGCGCATTTCGATCATCGCCGGCTCCGGGGTGACCCCGGGCAATGTCGGGCAATTGGTCGCCGGGACCGGGGTCCGCGAAGTCCATGGCTCGGCCAGCATGTCCGGCCCGGACCCCGACGCTGCGGCCGTGCGGCTCGGCTTCGCCAGCGGACCGCGCCGCGCGACCAATCATGGCATTGTGGCGGGGCTGCGCGCCGCGCTTGCAGGAGGAACAGCATGA